A window of Myxococcus xanthus contains these coding sequences:
- a CDS encoding DUF7151 family protein, translated as MTQENWRRPLYQKWFQALPLTALLVLSACEEGTPGPQGPQGPAGAEGPPGAPGAEGPAGPQGEPGAPGATGPQGPQGPPGPAGGPEGPPGLTALVRTDSEPSGENCAQAGVVVETGIDLNRNGQLEDEEVDASLTRYVCNGAQGLMGPEGPQGAMGPQGLRGEQGVQGPTGLQGETGMQGDRGPEGPAGAVGPAGPAGPQGSVGPEGPVGPAGATGPQGDVGLGTVTRTTVEPAAGNCATGGVRLEMGVDVNRNGTLDAGEENVALTRFVCNGPVGPQGGQGPAGATGPAGAQGPSGSVGPQGPQGPQGPMGSLGAYGDGSAGAYNVPSGNTVDLTTATGYGTLAGRQHLQFTNVTISGTLIVPSGTVIRATGDVTVNGTIIVDPSAEDNGTGPAEAGVARAAAGEPQGGRGLLPLQAAQLLRPGGLGGGAGAKQVGVAGGRGGGSLVMLAQGAVRIPPGGAINANGEAGGTASNLPGSGGGAGGAIVLVGKGSITVGGFVRAVGANGGAGNNAGGAGKGGGGGGGGGIVQLLSTTTPSVTGGILVSAGAAGATANPTGASQAISAGGGGGACGGNGGSGGGGTLAAPQPSEAGAAGYDLRTVTPTPENVFL; from the coding sequence ATGACGCAAGAGAACTGGCGACGCCCGCTGTATCAGAAGTGGTTTCAGGCGCTTCCGTTGACGGCACTGCTGGTGCTTTCGGCATGTGAGGAAGGCACGCCCGGACCGCAGGGGCCGCAAGGTCCCGCGGGCGCAGAAGGCCCTCCGGGAGCGCCGGGCGCAGAGGGGCCCGCTGGTCCTCAGGGCGAGCCAGGTGCGCCTGGTGCTACGGGCCCACAGGGGCCGCAAGGTCCTCCGGGCCCGGCAGGTGGGCCGGAGGGACCTCCGGGGCTGACGGCGCTGGTCCGCACCGACTCCGAACCCTCCGGTGAGAACTGCGCCCAGGCGGGTGTGGTGGTGGAGACGGGCATCGACCTCAACCGGAACGGTCAGTTGGAGGATGAGGAGGTCGACGCCTCGCTGACCCGTTACGTGTGCAACGGTGCACAGGGGCTCATGGGGCCCGAGGGGCCGCAGGGCGCCATGGGACCGCAGGGCCTCCGTGGTGAGCAGGGCGTGCAGGGGCCAACCGGTCTTCAGGGTGAGACGGGCATGCAGGGGGACCGGGGACCGGAGGGTCCCGCTGGCGCGGTGGGACCTGCCGGGCCGGCGGGACCGCAGGGCTCCGTAGGACCTGAGGGCCCGGTGGGCCCAGCGGGTGCCACGGGCCCCCAGGGTGATGTCGGTCTGGGCACGGTGACGCGGACCACCGTGGAGCCGGCGGCCGGCAACTGCGCCACCGGTGGCGTGCGGCTGGAGATGGGCGTCGACGTCAACCGCAATGGGACGCTGGATGCGGGCGAGGAGAATGTCGCGCTCACCCGCTTCGTGTGCAACGGGCCGGTGGGACCGCAGGGCGGGCAAGGTCCCGCGGGCGCGACGGGACCTGCAGGGGCTCAGGGCCCTTCGGGATCGGTTGGTCCGCAGGGCCCTCAAGGTCCGCAGGGGCCCATGGGCTCGTTGGGCGCCTACGGTGACGGGTCGGCTGGGGCGTACAACGTCCCCAGCGGCAACACCGTGGATCTGACCACGGCCACTGGCTACGGCACGTTGGCCGGCCGGCAGCACCTCCAGTTCACCAACGTCACCATCTCCGGCACGCTTATTGTCCCGAGTGGAACGGTCATCCGGGCCACCGGCGACGTCACCGTCAACGGTACGATCATCGTGGACCCCAGTGCCGAGGACAACGGAACCGGGCCTGCGGAGGCAGGCGTGGCGCGTGCGGCCGCAGGCGAGCCCCAGGGCGGGCGTGGGCTGTTGCCGCTCCAGGCCGCGCAACTCCTGCGACCCGGCGGCCTGGGCGGCGGCGCGGGTGCCAAGCAGGTCGGTGTGGCCGGTGGCAGGGGTGGCGGCTCCCTGGTCATGCTCGCGCAGGGAGCGGTCCGCATTCCCCCGGGGGGCGCCATCAATGCCAATGGTGAGGCTGGTGGAACCGCCTCCAACCTGCCCGGCTCTGGCGGTGGCGCGGGGGGCGCCATCGTCCTCGTGGGCAAGGGCTCCATCACCGTGGGGGGATTCGTCCGAGCGGTGGGGGCCAATGGTGGCGCTGGCAACAACGCGGGGGGCGCGGGCAAGGGCGGCGGCGGCGGTGGCGGCGGTGGCATCGTCCAGCTCCTCTCCACCACGACGCCCAGCGTGACAGGCGGCATTCTCGTGAGTGCGGGTGCCGCGGGCGCCACCGCGAATCCCACGGGCGCAAGCCAGGCCATCTCCGCGGGCGGTGGGGGCGGCGCGTGCGGTGGAAATGGTGGTTCGGGTGGTGGCGGGACGCTGGCCGCGCCTCAGCCGTCCGAGGCCGGGGCCGCCGGCTATGACCTCCGGACTGTCACGCCCACGCCGGAGAACGTGTTCCTGTAG
- a CDS encoding phage tail protein — MSEPFIGQIMMFAGNFAPRGWAFCQGQLLSIAQNSALFSILGTTYGGNGQTTFALPDLRGRYPMQPGQGPGLSPRTMGEQGGTETVTLISTQMPAHTHTLNVSSQHGDTETPIGTVLAADSTATVLNYRAAPIDGTMNPAAIGVSGGSQPHNNMSPFLCINFIIALEGIYPSRN, encoded by the coding sequence GTGTCAGAGCCCTTCATCGGTCAGATCATGATGTTCGCAGGCAACTTCGCTCCGAGGGGCTGGGCATTCTGCCAAGGGCAGCTTCTCTCCATCGCCCAGAACTCGGCGCTCTTCTCCATTCTTGGCACCACCTATGGAGGCAATGGGCAGACGACGTTCGCCCTGCCGGACCTGCGTGGCCGCTATCCCATGCAGCCGGGCCAGGGCCCCGGCCTGTCCCCCCGCACGATGGGCGAACAGGGCGGAACCGAAACCGTGACGCTGATTTCGACGCAGATGCCGGCGCACACTCACACCCTGAATGTGAGCAGTCAGCACGGCGATACGGAAACGCCCATTGGCACCGTGCTCGCGGCGGACTCCACGGCGACCGTGCTCAACTACCGGGCTGCCCCCATCGACGGGACCATGAACCCCGCGGCCATCGGCGTCTCGGGTGGAAGCCAGCCGCACAACAACATGTCGCCCTTCTTGTGCATCAACTTCATCATCGCGCTGGAAGGCATCTACCCGTCGCGCAACTGA
- a CDS encoding GNAT family N-acetyltransferase — MLLATVSIDLRAATAADAPFLFALYASTRESELAAWGWAPAQRDAFLRMQWVAQSHDWAARHPHADHQLVCLQGQPVGRLLVAKDAAAWRVVDIALLPAHQGSGVGTRLLTQVRDEAGKAGVPLRLRVLRTNPARRLYERLGFEVDAEPPEEAAAPYVALTWNPAPHQD; from the coding sequence ATGCTGCTCGCCACCGTGTCCATCGACCTGCGCGCCGCGACGGCTGCGGACGCCCCCTTCCTCTTCGCGCTGTACGCCAGCACCCGGGAGTCTGAGCTCGCCGCCTGGGGCTGGGCGCCCGCACAGCGCGACGCCTTCCTCCGCATGCAGTGGGTGGCGCAGTCGCACGACTGGGCGGCCCGCCATCCTCATGCCGACCACCAGTTGGTGTGTCTCCAAGGCCAACCCGTGGGGCGCCTGCTGGTCGCGAAGGACGCGGCGGCGTGGCGGGTGGTGGACATCGCCTTGTTACCCGCACACCAAGGCAGCGGCGTGGGGACCCGGCTGCTGACCCAGGTGCGGGACGAGGCCGGGAAAGCAGGCGTCCCCCTCCGGCTGCGAGTGCTACGAACCAACCCCGCGCGCAGGCTGTACGAGCGCCTGGGCTTCGAGGTGGACGCCGAGCCTCCCGAGGAGGCCGCCGCCCCTTACGTCGCCCTGACGTGGAACCCCGCACCACATCAGGACTGA